From the genome of Nitrobacter sp. NHB1, one region includes:
- a CDS encoding universal stress protein, producing the protein MAFKDILLTLTSYPEPTPVSVVDDAVSIAAALGAHLAAISCEVHVEVPGSFLADSIVDIPGIVAGETAKSRKNAKALLAAFEAAADKSGVQHEIILEKCATHRTPSLLVDYARLRDLTIMSVPESYDQWYAEALIFETGRPTLILPAAPRSHPFQLDTAGVAWDFSRTAARAVSDALPLLETAKRVRVVTVTNEKTLDSKHSAEELAKNLARHGIDVVLDKVDADGKPIGEVLETYVLSHKIDVLVMGAYGHSRWREFVLGGATKSLLSRPPVPILFSH; encoded by the coding sequence ATGGCCTTCAAGGATATTCTTTTGACGCTGACGAGCTATCCGGAACCGACGCCTGTCTCGGTGGTGGATGATGCGGTTTCGATAGCCGCCGCCCTGGGCGCTCACCTCGCGGCTATTTCCTGCGAAGTACATGTGGAAGTGCCCGGAAGCTTCCTTGCGGATAGCATCGTCGACATACCCGGAATCGTTGCGGGTGAGACCGCGAAGAGCCGCAAGAATGCGAAAGCTCTTCTCGCAGCGTTCGAAGCAGCGGCCGATAAGTCCGGCGTTCAGCATGAGATTATTTTGGAGAAATGCGCAACCCATAGGACGCCGTCGCTGCTAGTCGACTATGCACGGCTTCGCGATCTCACGATTATGTCGGTGCCCGAATCGTATGATCAGTGGTACGCGGAGGCTCTGATCTTCGAAACGGGTAGGCCGACGCTGATTCTGCCGGCTGCCCCGCGATCACACCCATTCCAGCTCGATACCGCCGGCGTGGCGTGGGATTTCAGTCGCACCGCTGCGCGAGCGGTTTCGGACGCGCTTCCGCTGCTTGAAACGGCAAAACGGGTTCGCGTCGTTACCGTCACGAACGAAAAGACTTTGGATTCCAAACATTCCGCCGAAGAACTGGCGAAGAACCTTGCTCGTCACGGCATCGACGTCGTGCTGGACAAGGTCGACGCCGATGGCAAGCCGATTGGCGAGGTCCTTGAAACGTACGTGCTTTCACACAAAATCGATGTGCTTGTAATGGGAGCCTATGGACACTCGAGATGGCGTGAATTCGTGCTTGGAGGCGCAACCAAGAGTCTGCTGTCGAGGCCCCCGGTCCCTATTTTGTTCTCGCATTGA